The Achromobacter deleyi genome has a window encoding:
- a CDS encoding isochorismatase family protein, with protein MSDTKRIWDDFLTERDKQVLAQAGYGKRGGFGKRPALFIIDVQYNFCGDTPQDILEGLKQYRTHCGREAWDAVAHIVPLLELARDKNIPVFYTESGRRADLLDSGVQVGKNHRGGEKTVLADTHATQTVEPLAPRPQDIRITKQKPSCFFGTIFMSHLNFLDVDTLILVGCTSSGCLRATTVDAYSYNFKVIIPEEAAFDRFQASHAMSLFDLNCKYADVIPSREVQDYLRELPAPAAQA; from the coding sequence ATGAGCGACACCAAGCGAATCTGGGACGACTTCCTCACCGAACGCGACAAGCAAGTGCTGGCCCAGGCCGGCTACGGCAAGCGCGGCGGCTTCGGCAAGCGCCCCGCGCTTTTCATCATCGACGTGCAGTACAACTTCTGCGGCGATACGCCCCAGGACATCCTGGAAGGCCTGAAGCAATACCGCACCCACTGCGGCCGCGAGGCCTGGGACGCGGTCGCGCACATCGTGCCGCTGCTTGAACTGGCGCGGGACAAGAACATTCCCGTCTTCTATACCGAAAGCGGCCGGCGCGCGGACTTGCTGGACAGCGGGGTGCAGGTGGGCAAGAACCATCGCGGCGGCGAAAAAACCGTGCTGGCCGATACCCATGCCACGCAGACCGTGGAGCCGCTGGCCCCGCGTCCGCAAGATATCCGCATCACCAAGCAGAAGCCTTCCTGCTTCTTCGGCACCATCTTCATGAGCCACCTGAACTTCCTGGACGTGGATACGCTGATCCTGGTGGGCTGCACCTCCTCGGGATGCCTGCGCGCCACGACGGTGGACGCCTATTCGTACAACTTCAAGGTCATCATTCCCGAAGAAGCGGCGTTCGACCGCTTCCAGGCCAGCCATGCCATGAGCCTGTTCGACCTGAATTGCAAGTACGCCGACGTGATCCCGTCGCGCGAAGTGCAGGACTACCTGCGCGAGCTGCCCGCTCCCGCGGCCCAGGCCTGA